CTTCCACCAGGGTGAAACGGGAACGTTGGGCCAGATTGAGCAACAGCCGCGATGCGGCATCCTCGAACGGCGCCGTCCCTCCGCCCGCTCCTCCCGGCATTCCCCCCTGCTGTCCGGCCAGTTGTTGTCCGGTCCGACCGGCAGCCTGCTCCGGCAGGCCGCTGGCAGCCGGCACCACCGGTCGGCCGGTGGCCGGATAGGTCAGAAAATCGTCCAGGAAGCCGGCCATCACCGAGGATTCGCCACCGGTGCGGCGCAACAGATCGCTGATGCTCTGCAGCGAAGAACGCTGCCGGGGGTCCATGAACTGCTCGTTGGAGATCAAAAGCGAAAGCAGGCGGGAAGCGTCGGAAAGGCTGACCTGTTGCGTCGCCACCCCGGAGCGGTACATGGCAAAAGTGGGACGGGGATCGCTGGCAATGTAGGTCAGATCAAGGTTCTGACCGGGTCGGACCTGCAGGGGAAGGTCCAGGGTCACCTGCTGGCCGCCAATCCTGACCGGCACGCGGTTTCCCTGGGCCTGTCCCAGTACCTCCGCCGTCACCCGTTGTCCGGGGGCCAGACTGAGCGACAGCCCCCCCGGCGCCTCCGACTCTGCGGAAACAAAGGAGAGGTTGGAACTGCGGGAGAGCAGGTCGTACACCTGCTGCTGAATATCGGGAGCTATGGCCATGGACTATCTATCGTCAGTTATCCCCAGATCATATAGCCCGGCTCGTACACCGGCCCCAGCCGCGGATGCCGCGGCATCACCCGCACCATGAAGGCGTAGCGGCCACAGAAGCGGCATTCCAGTTCTCCTGCGAAGCGGTACAGCCCGCCCCCCAAGACCTCCGCCGCCGCCAGCGAGACCGTCTCGCCTCCCCGGATGGTGCCCTGGTTGTCGAGCACACCGAAATACCCCTCCACCAGCACGTCATCGGGCTGAATATCACCCAGGCCAACCCGTACGGATACCGGCAGATTGCTCCCCACCGCCACCGAATCCCCCAGCGGAGCATCGACCCCTTCAATGGTTACCCCGGGCCAGAGCCCGAACAGCCGCTGTTTCCAGCCGGACAGCTCGCGGGCCAGGGCCAGGTCGTCCGCCTCCAGCTGCGCCCACTGGCGGTAGGAGGGGACGTAGGAGAACTGGGCGTACTCCTGCACCATCCGGTCGGTGGAAAAGACCGGGCAGAGGGACTGCATCGACGCCTTCATCATGCCGACCCAGTCACGGGGGATACCGTCGCCCCCCCGCTGGTAGAACAGCGGCACCACCTCTTTTTCCAGCAGATCGTAAAGGGCGCCGCTTTCCACCTGGTTCTGGTACTCCATGTCGGCGTAGACCTCTCCCTTGCCGATGGCCCAGCCGTTGTTCCCCTGGTAGCCTTCGCACCACCAGCCATCCAGTACCGAAAGGTTCAGGCCGGCGTTGAAGGCCACCTTCATGCCGCTGGTGCCGCTGGCCTCCATGGGGCGGCGGGGGGTGTTCAGCCAGACATCCACCCCCTGCACCAGGTGACGGGCCACCTCCATGTCGTAGTCCTCGATAAAAACGATCCGGTGCCGGAACCGCTCCTGGTGGGAGACCTGCACGATCTGGCGGATCAGCTCCTTCCCCTCGGTATCGTGGGGGTGGGCCTTGCCGGCAAAGATGATCTGCACCGGCCGCTCGGCGTTGTTCAGAATCCGGTGCAGCCGTTCCAGGTCGCGCAGCAGCAGGGTACCCCGCTTGTAGGTGGCAAAGCGCCGGGCAAAGCCGATGGTCAGCACCTCCGGGTCCAGCACCTCGTCCGCCGTGGCGATCTCCTTGGCCGTGGCGCCGATCTGCTTCAACTGCAGCTTCAGACGGCAGCGGGCAAAATCCACCAGCCGCTCCCGGGTGGTCTGGCGGGTGCGCCACAACTCCGCATCGGGGATCCGGGAGATGCGGCGCCAGACGTTGTGATCGGTGGGATCGTCCAGCCAGCGGGTCCCCAGGTACCGCACCAGCAGGCTGCCCATCTGACCGGACATCCAGGTGCGGGTATGGACCCCGTTGGTGATGGAGGTAAGCGGCAGTTGCTCCTCCGGCAGCTCCGGCCAGAGGTTCTTCCACATGGAACGGGACACCTCGCCGTGAAGCTGGCTGACGCCGTTGGCATGGCCGGCCAGCTTGAGCGCCAGCACCGCCATGCAGAAACTTTCATACTGATCCCCGGGACGCTGGCGCCCCAGCCCCAGGAACTCGTCCCGGGACAGGCCGAAGGAACGGATATACTTGCTGAAATACTTGTCCAGCATCTCGGTGGGGAAGTGGTCGATCCCCGCCTCCACCGGCGTGTGGGTGGTGAAGACGTTGCCGGCCCGGGTCACTTCCAGCGCCTCGCGGAAACTGATGTTGCGCTTCTCCATCACCAGCCTGATCCGCTCCAGGGCCAGGAAGGCCGCATGCCCCTCGTTCATATGGCAAACGTTGGGAATAATCCGCAACGCCCGCAGGGCCCGCACCCCGCCGATCCCCAGCAGAATCTCCTGCAGCATCCGCATTTCCTGGTTGCCGCCGTAGAGCTGGGCCGTGATCAGCCGGTCCTCCGGCGCATTCTCCTCCAGGTTGGTGTCCAGCAGGTAGAGCGGCACCCGTCCCACCTGCACCCGCCAGATATGGACCTTGAAGTGACGGGGGCCGAACTCAAGCTCGATCTCCAGCGGCATGCCGGCGCTGTCCCGTTCCAGGGTCAGCGGCAGGTTGTAGAAATCGTTTTCCGGGTAAATCTCCTGCTGCCACCCCTCGTTGTTCAGGTACTGGCGGAAATAGCCCTGGCGGTAGAGCAGCCCCACCCCCACCAGCGGCAGCCCCAGGTCGGAGGCCGACTTGAGATGGTCCCCGGCCAGAATGCCCAGACCGCCGGAATAGACCGGCAGGGATTCATGCAGGCCGAACTCCATGGAAAAGTAAGCGATCTTGAGGTTGGTATCGCCGTTATACTCCCGCTGGAACCAGGATTTTTCCCCCAGGTAGTTGGTCAACTTCTCGTCCACCATCTGCAGGTGGGCCATGAACCCCTCGTCCTGCTTCAGGGACTCCAGGGTGGTCTGCTGCAAAATTCCCAGCATCTCCACCGGGTTGTGCCGGGTTGAGCTCCAGAGGTCCTGGTCGAGACGGCGGAACAGGGAGATGGCGTCGGGCTCCCAGGACCACCAGAGGTTGTAGGCGATCCGCTGCAAAGGTGCCAACTCGTCGGAAAGGGACGGAACCACCGTGAACTTGTGCAGGTACTTTGAAAAATCCATGGGAGACCTCGGGGAAAAACGAAACCTTTAAAAACAGCACGCGGATCACATCTGATTTGAGCGGATCAACGCGGATCACCAGTAAAAATCCAATAAAGATCCGCGTCAATCAGCTTGGTCCGCGTCATCCGCGTGCCCTGTCCCTGACCTGGCTACAGGTGAATCTCGCCGCTGAACACTTCCGTTGCCGGTCCGGTCATGAACACCGGCCCGTTTTCCACCCACTCCAGCTCCAGGTCGCCGCCGGCCAGGTGGTTGAGGATCTTCCGGTCCGTGACGTTGTTCAGCACGCCGGCCACGCAGACGGCGCTGGCACCGGTACCGCAGGCCAGGGTCTCGCCGGCTCCCCGCTCCCAGGTGCGCTGCTTCACTTCGCTGCGGGAGATGATCTGGATGAACTCCACGTTGGTCCGGCGGGGAAAGAGCTGGTGGTTTTCGATCAGCGGACCGTAAGTGGCCACCGGAAAGTTGTCCACGTCATCCACGTAGATGACGCAGTGGGGGTTCCCCATGGAGACGCAGGTGATCTTGAAGGTGCGGTCCAGCACGGTCAACTCTTCGGCCACCACCCGGGGGACAGCCGGGCCGTTCATCGGGATCTCTTCGCGGGACAGTCGCGGCGGCCCCATGTTCACCCGCACCCGCTCGATCTTGTTGGCGCTGTCGGGGAACAGCTGCAGGGTCAGGATACCGGCGCCGGTCTCGGCGGTAATCTCGGTTTTGCTCACGATACCATGATCGTAGGCGTACTTTGCAACGCAGCGGATACCGTTGCCGCACATCTCCGACTCGGAACCGTCGCTGTTGAACATCCGCATCCGCACATCGGCCGTGTCCGAGGGCATGATCAGGATCAGGCCGTCGGAACCGATGCCGAAGTTCCGGTTGGAAACCGCAACGGCCACCGCCGCCGGGTCCGCCACCTGCTCCTCAAAACAGTTCACATAGACATAATCATTGCCTGCGCCGTGCATCTTGGTGAATTTCATCCGCTTCCTCCATCGTAATCGGTTTCAGAGTCTGAAAATACCAGAAGACCCACGGCCCAACAAGCCGAAACTCATGCCGATTTGCAAGCTGTTGGGACAGCACGTACCGCCGGTTGACGCTGTCCGGCAACTGTGCTTTAATCCCGATGTGGAAACCGAGGCTTACATCGCCCTGGGCTCGAACCTGGGAGACCGGGAACTGAACCTGCTCCGGGCCGTTGCCGAGCTGGGCAGACTTCCCGGATGCCGGGTCACCGCCCTCTCCGGTTTCTACGAGACCGCACCGGTCGGCATGCCCGACGGCACCCCCTCCTTCTACAACGCCGTACTCAGATTGTCGACAACCGTAGCATCCCCGCTTGACCTGCTCCACGAACTGCAGCGGATCGAGCGCGACCTGTTCGGCCGCAGCCGCAGCACAACGCCGCAGTCCCGCAGGATGGACCTGGATCTGCTGCTGTTCGGGGAGCAGACCCGGGCAACCGAGGAATTGACCCTGCCTCATCC
The window above is part of the Trichlorobacter ammonificans genome. Proteins encoded here:
- a CDS encoding glycosyltransferase family 1 protein — encoded protein: MDFSKYLHKFTVVPSLSDELAPLQRIAYNLWWSWEPDAISLFRRLDQDLWSSTRHNPVEMLGILQQTTLESLKQDEGFMAHLQMVDEKLTNYLGEKSWFQREYNGDTNLKIAYFSMEFGLHESLPVYSGGLGILAGDHLKSASDLGLPLVGVGLLYRQGYFRQYLNNEGWQQEIYPENDFYNLPLTLERDSAGMPLEIELEFGPRHFKVHIWRVQVGRVPLYLLDTNLEENAPEDRLITAQLYGGNQEMRMLQEILLGIGGVRALRALRIIPNVCHMNEGHAAFLALERIRLVMEKRNISFREALEVTRAGNVFTTHTPVEAGIDHFPTEMLDKYFSKYIRSFGLSRDEFLGLGRQRPGDQYESFCMAVLALKLAGHANGVSQLHGEVSRSMWKNLWPELPEEQLPLTSITNGVHTRTWMSGQMGSLLVRYLGTRWLDDPTDHNVWRRISRIPDAELWRTRQTTRERLVDFARCRLKLQLKQIGATAKEIATADEVLDPEVLTIGFARRFATYKRGTLLLRDLERLHRILNNAERPVQIIFAGKAHPHDTEGKELIRQIVQVSHQERFRHRIVFIEDYDMEVARHLVQGVDVWLNTPRRPMEASGTSGMKVAFNAGLNLSVLDGWWCEGYQGNNGWAIGKGEVYADMEYQNQVESGALYDLLEKEVVPLFYQRGGDGIPRDWVGMMKASMQSLCPVFSTDRMVQEYAQFSYVPSYRQWAQLEADDLALARELSGWKQRLFGLWPGVTIEGVDAPLGDSVAVGSNLPVSVRVGLGDIQPDDVLVEGYFGVLDNQGTIRGGETVSLAAAEVLGGGLYRFAGELECRFCGRYAFMVRVMPRHPRLGPVYEPGYMIWG
- the dapF gene encoding diaminopimelate epimerase, translating into MKFTKMHGAGNDYVYVNCFEEQVADPAAVAVAVSNRNFGIGSDGLILIMPSDTADVRMRMFNSDGSESEMCGNGIRCVAKYAYDHGIVSKTEITAETGAGILTLQLFPDSANKIERVRVNMGPPRLSREEIPMNGPAVPRVVAEELTVLDRTFKITCVSMGNPHCVIYVDDVDNFPVATYGPLIENHQLFPRRTNVEFIQIISRSEVKQRTWERGAGETLACGTGASAVCVAGVLNNVTDRKILNHLAGGDLELEWVENGPVFMTGPATEVFSGEIHL
- the folK gene encoding 2-amino-4-hydroxy-6-hydroxymethyldihydropteridine diphosphokinase, with product MPICKLLGQHVPPVDAVRQLCFNPDVETEAYIALGSNLGDRELNLLRAVAELGRLPGCRVTALSGFYETAPVGMPDGTPSFYNAVLRLSTTVASPLDLLHELQRIERDLFGRSRSTTPQSRRMDLDLLLFGEQTRATEELTLPHPRMTQRKFVLMPLLEITPDLIDPRSGRPLRELLPTLPPDQQVRALE